The proteins below come from a single Fodinicola acaciae genomic window:
- a CDS encoding ABC transporter ATP-binding protein, whose protein sequence is MLIRLLRDFLRPYRAPLALVALFQLVQTLAGLYLPTLNADIIDNGVVKGDMGYILRIGAVMLAVSLVQIACSIGAVFFGARTAMALGRDIRAGIFHRVQSFSAREVGNFGTPSLITRTTNDVQQVQMLALMTFVLMASAPIMCIGGIIMALYQNVQLSSLLVVIVPILAAALAWIISRMRPLFRRMQERIDSINRVLREQIAGIRVIRAFVRDTRERERFGTANTDLFDVSLGAGRLMALMFPTVMLVMNLSSVAVLWFGGHLIASGQLQVGELTAFLSYLLQILMSVMMATFMFMLVPRAEVCAERITEVLDTESSVHPPDEPVSAVPTHGQLELREVEFCFPGAEKPVLRGVNLLARPGEVTAVIGSTGSGKTTLLNLVPRLYDATGGHVLVDGIDVRHLDPAVLSRTVGFVPQKPYLFTGTVASNLRYGKPDATEEEIWHALEVAQAKSFVEQMPDGIESPIAQGGTNVSGGQRQRLAIARTLISRPEIYLFDDSFSALDYATDAALRAALARETAEATVVIVAQRVSTIRTADRILVLDDGKVVGAGTHHELMETNETYREIVLSQLTEQEAA, encoded by the coding sequence GTGCTGATACGACTGTTGCGCGACTTTCTGCGGCCATACCGCGCTCCTTTGGCGCTGGTGGCCCTCTTTCAACTGGTCCAGACTTTGGCCGGACTTTACCTTCCGACCCTGAACGCCGACATCATCGACAACGGTGTCGTCAAGGGCGACATGGGCTACATCCTGCGGATCGGCGCGGTGATGCTCGCCGTCTCGCTGGTGCAGATCGCCTGCTCGATCGGCGCGGTGTTCTTCGGCGCGCGTACGGCGATGGCGCTCGGCCGCGACATCCGCGCCGGCATCTTCCACCGCGTACAGTCGTTTTCCGCGCGAGAGGTCGGAAACTTCGGCACGCCGTCGCTGATCACGCGCACCACCAACGACGTCCAGCAGGTGCAGATGCTGGCACTGATGACCTTCGTGCTGATGGCGTCCGCGCCGATCATGTGCATCGGCGGCATCATCATGGCGCTCTACCAAAACGTACAGCTGTCGTCGTTGTTGGTTGTCATCGTGCCGATCCTGGCGGCCGCGCTGGCCTGGATCATCTCGCGGATGCGGCCGCTGTTCCGCAGGATGCAGGAACGCATCGACAGCATCAACCGAGTGCTGCGCGAGCAGATCGCCGGCATCCGCGTCATCCGCGCGTTCGTCCGCGACACCCGCGAGCGTGAGCGCTTCGGCACCGCCAACACCGACCTTTTCGACGTGTCGCTGGGCGCCGGCCGGCTGATGGCGCTGATGTTCCCGACCGTCATGCTGGTGATGAACCTGTCCAGCGTGGCGGTGCTCTGGTTCGGTGGCCACCTGATCGCCTCTGGCCAGCTGCAGGTCGGCGAGCTGACCGCGTTTCTGTCGTATCTGCTGCAGATCCTGATGTCGGTGATGATGGCGACCTTCATGTTCATGCTGGTGCCGCGCGCCGAGGTGTGCGCCGAGCGGATCACCGAGGTGCTCGACACCGAGAGCAGCGTGCATCCGCCGGACGAGCCGGTCTCGGCGGTGCCGACGCACGGTCAGCTCGAGCTGCGCGAGGTCGAGTTTTGCTTCCCCGGCGCGGAAAAGCCGGTGCTGCGCGGTGTCAACCTGCTGGCGCGACCCGGTGAGGTGACCGCGGTGATCGGCAGCACCGGCAGCGGCAAGACGACGTTGCTCAACCTCGTCCCCCGGTTGTACGACGCCACCGGCGGCCACGTGTTGGTGGACGGCATCGACGTACGCCACCTGGATCCGGCGGTGTTGTCCCGGACGGTCGGTTTCGTGCCACAGAAGCCATATCTGTTCACCGGGACGGTCGCCTCCAACCTGCGCTATGGCAAGCCGGACGCGACCGAGGAGGAGATCTGGCACGCGCTGGAAGTGGCGCAGGCCAAGTCTTTCGTCGAGCAGATGCCGGACGGCATCGAGTCGCCGATCGCGCAGGGCGGCACGAATGTCTCCGGCGGACAGCGGCAGCGGTTGGCCATCGCGCGTACGCTCATCAGCCGGCCGGAGATCTATCTGTTCGACGACTCGTTCTCCGCTTTGGATTACGCGACCGACGCGGCGTTGCGTGCCGCGTTGGCGCGTGAAACCGCCGAAGCGACGGTGGTGATCGTCGCGCAGCGCGTCAGCACGATCCGTACGGCAGACCGGATCCTGGTCCTGGACGACGGAAAAGTGGTCGGCGCCGGCACGCACCACGAGCTCATGGAAACCAACGAGACGTACCGGGAGATCGTGCTCTCCCAGCTCACCGAGCAGGAGGCGGCATGA
- a CDS encoding amidase, with protein MSQREVNRRVFLARTAAVTAGVAAASFVDVAAEAAPRRRTIPDVPVRTEAAADPTEVTIAEAVTLMRRGKLTATGLTEAYLERISRYEPTYQAYNAIPSEAALEAARRQDQRRTGPLGGIPLCIKDNYYTAGVTTTANSFVFASFVPPYDATSVARLTAAGGIVLGKGQMGPLATTRATTPNGTITTVNAWTPTDVTVDPGGSSTGPGCAVAGRMATSSIGTQTGGSIVNPSMAQNLTGLKPTMGRTSIYGVIPLSYTRDHSGPLARDALDAAIMLSIMAGPDRNDVRTLGLPPVADLIGAALPRRDGTNRVVMRRPTRIGVPPDYLASSTPADILALRKAFLTTMAAIPGARLVDVGYPDDWSLLTGVFNNVRLSERAEQMLPFLQQDPTLLGVSSISWLQGLLLSGDEWITGQRAKNRLLREILDGVMAHCDVVLQTSPNPFDAVGLPELGLPIGFHAVGAHPKVPVGTIVGGRPYEEDRLLEIAAAYQSLTDWHTQRPADPPAAAASGDLHRRVAKAAGAKPTDRGTVRRLTPEQVAAQSA; from the coding sequence ATGAGCCAGCGCGAGGTCAACCGGCGCGTCTTCCTGGCGCGTACGGCCGCGGTCACGGCCGGCGTCGCGGCGGCGAGTTTCGTCGATGTCGCAGCCGAAGCGGCGCCGCGGCGGCGGACGATCCCGGACGTGCCGGTGCGTACGGAGGCGGCCGCGGACCCGACCGAGGTCACCATCGCCGAGGCGGTCACGTTGATGCGCCGAGGAAAACTCACCGCCACCGGGCTCACCGAGGCCTACCTCGAGCGGATTTCCCGGTATGAGCCGACTTATCAGGCTTACAACGCGATCCCGAGCGAGGCCGCGCTGGAGGCGGCGCGCCGGCAGGACCAGCGGCGCACCGGACCGCTCGGCGGCATCCCGTTGTGCATCAAGGACAACTACTACACGGCCGGTGTGACCACGACGGCCAACTCGTTTGTTTTCGCCAGCTTCGTCCCGCCGTACGACGCGACCTCGGTCGCGAGGCTCACCGCCGCCGGCGGCATCGTGCTCGGCAAAGGCCAGATGGGTCCGCTGGCGACGACCCGCGCGACGACGCCAAACGGCACGATCACGACGGTGAACGCGTGGACACCGACCGATGTGACGGTCGATCCGGGCGGCTCGTCGACCGGTCCCGGCTGCGCGGTGGCCGGCCGGATGGCGACCTCGTCCATCGGTACGCAGACCGGCGGCAGCATCGTGAACCCTTCGATGGCACAAAATCTCACCGGTCTCAAGCCGACGATGGGTCGTACGTCGATCTATGGCGTCATCCCACTTTCGTACACGCGCGACCATTCCGGTCCGCTCGCGCGCGACGCGCTCGACGCCGCGATCATGCTGTCGATCATGGCCGGGCCTGACCGCAACGACGTGCGTACGCTCGGACTGCCGCCGGTCGCCGACCTGATCGGCGCCGCACTTCCCCGCCGCGACGGGACAAACCGCGTCGTCATGCGCCGTCCGACGCGCATCGGCGTGCCGCCGGACTATCTGGCCAGCTCCACGCCGGCCGACATTCTGGCTCTGCGCAAAGCATTTCTGACCACCATGGCGGCGATTCCCGGCGCGCGGCTGGTCGATGTCGGCTATCCGGACGACTGGAGCCTGCTGACCGGCGTGTTCAACAACGTACGCCTCAGTGAGCGCGCCGAGCAGATGTTGCCCTTCCTGCAACAGGATCCGACGCTGCTCGGTGTCTCCTCGATTTCCTGGCTGCAGGGGTTGTTGCTGTCCGGCGACGAGTGGATCACCGGCCAGCGCGCGAAAAACCGGCTGCTGCGCGAGATCCTCGACGGCGTGATGGCGCACTGCGACGTCGTCCTGCAGACCAGTCCCAATCCGTTCGACGCGGTCGGGCTGCCCGAGCTTGGCCTGCCGATCGGTTTCCACGCCGTCGGCGCGCATCCGAAGGTGCCGGTCGGCACGATCGTCGGCGGCCGGCCATACGAGGAGGACCGGCTGCTGGAGATCGCGGCGGCCTATCAGTCGCTCACCGACTGGCACACGCAACGGCCGGCCGATCCACCGGCGGCCGCCGCTTCCGGCGACCTGCACCGCCGGGTCGCCAAGGCCGCCGGCGCGAAGCCGACCGACCGCGGCACCGTACGACGGCTGACGCCGGAACAAGTCGCCGCGCAGTCCGCCTGA
- the rnhA gene encoding ribonuclease HI, with protein sequence MDEAPVEIYTDGACRGNPGPGGWGVVLRYGAVEKELFGGDVGPTTNNRMELTAPIEALGALKRRSRVELYTDSTYVRTGIMEWVPKWKANGWQTSARKPVKNVDLWRALDEAVKRHDVRWHWVKGHAGHPENERADQLANRGLDEALAAAR encoded by the coding sequence ATGGACGAAGCGCCCGTGGAGATCTACACCGACGGCGCCTGTCGCGGCAATCCGGGACCGGGCGGCTGGGGTGTGGTGCTGCGCTACGGCGCCGTCGAGAAGGAGCTGTTCGGCGGGGACGTCGGCCCCACGACCAACAACCGGATGGAGCTGACCGCACCGATCGAGGCGCTTGGCGCGCTGAAGCGGCGCTCGCGGGTCGAGCTCTACACCGACAGCACGTACGTCCGCACCGGCATCATGGAATGGGTGCCGAAGTGGAAGGCCAACGGCTGGCAGACCAGCGCCAGGAAGCCGGTCAAGAACGTCGACCTGTGGCGCGCGCTCGACGAGGCGGTCAAGCGGCACGACGTACGGTGGCACTGGGTCAAGGGCCACGCCGGCCATCCGGAGAACGAGCGCGCCGACCAGCTGGCCAACCGCGGCCTCGATGAGGCACTCGCCGCCGCGCGATAG